From Pedobacter indicus, a single genomic window includes:
- a CDS encoding M16 family metallopeptidase: protein MDHHIFSLANGLRIVFHPTNSPITHACMIINVGTRDEQNGEFGIAHFVEHLLFKRTKKRSTNQILNRLELVGADLNAYTTKEYTCIHASFLNPHLTRTIDLFEDILFNSVFPNEDIEKEKGIVLDEISSYQDSPEDAIMDDFEDLIFSGSGLGHNILGTEKDLSALEKPNVLAFVEKHYQPENMVLGITGNYSLSYIQRIASKYFSHLENHKVARKRLPPPAILPANLSLKRPINQAHYMMGTRAYPVNHPKKMPLMILNNYLGGMGMSSRLNLLVREKHGIAYTIESSYTPYSDAGVFSIYFGTEADKGEKARALVLREIKNSTKRKLGSTLLKQAKNKFIGQIALGEENRMSLIISMAKNLIDLGYVQTLDEIYSQIESVSANDLWEVANELFTTEQLTTLLYEPSFDKN, encoded by the coding sequence ATGGATCACCATATTTTTTCCCTGGCAAACGGGCTTCGTATTGTATTCCACCCCACAAACTCGCCGATCACACACGCGTGTATGATTATTAATGTGGGCACAAGAGATGAGCAGAACGGCGAATTCGGGATAGCTCACTTTGTCGAACACCTCCTGTTTAAGAGAACAAAAAAGAGAAGCACCAATCAGATCTTAAATCGACTGGAGTTGGTTGGTGCCGATTTAAACGCATATACAACCAAAGAATATACCTGCATTCATGCATCTTTTTTAAATCCCCATTTAACCCGAACGATTGACCTTTTTGAGGACATCCTTTTTAACTCTGTGTTTCCTAATGAAGACATCGAAAAAGAAAAAGGCATCGTATTGGATGAGATATCGTCATATCAAGACAGTCCTGAAGATGCCATAATGGATGACTTCGAGGATCTTATCTTTTCCGGGAGTGGGTTAGGACATAACATTCTAGGCACAGAAAAAGATCTAAGCGCATTGGAGAAACCCAACGTGCTTGCTTTCGTAGAAAAACATTACCAACCAGAAAATATGGTATTGGGTATAACGGGAAATTACTCGCTGAGCTACATACAACGAATTGCATCGAAATACTTCAGTCATCTGGAAAATCATAAAGTAGCGCGCAAACGTTTGCCACCACCCGCAATTCTTCCAGCAAATCTTTCGTTAAAAAGACCCATCAACCAAGCACATTACATGATGGGTACACGTGCCTACCCTGTTAACCACCCAAAAAAAATGCCGTTAATGATACTCAATAATTATCTCGGTGGTATGGGAATGAGCTCCCGCCTCAATCTTTTGGTCAGAGAAAAACACGGTATCGCCTATACAATTGAGTCAAGCTACACGCCATATTCTGATGCGGGGGTCTTTTCAATTTATTTTGGCACCGAAGCTGATAAAGGAGAAAAAGCACGCGCCCTCGTTCTCCGAGAGATAAAAAATTCTACAAAAAGAAAATTAGGCTCTACACTTTTAAAACAGGCAAAAAATAAGTTTATCGGACAAATAGCATTGGGAGAAGAGAACAGAATGTCGCTGATTATTTCCATGGCTAAAAATCTGATTGACCTTGGATATGTACAAACGCTCGATGAAATCTACTCGCAAATTGAAAGCGTATCTGCGAACGATTTATGGGAAGTTGCAAACGAACTGTTCACAACAGAGCAGTTGACTACCCTCTTATATGAACCTTCTTTTGATAAAAATTAA
- the def gene encoding peptide deformylase, whose amino-acid sequence MKLPIIAYGDPILRQKAKEIDEDYPELNTLIDNMFETMYAASGVGIAAPQIGKSIRLFVIDASPYEEDEPPLKDFKKVFINPIIIQEEGEKWSSSEGCLSIPDIREDVSRLSKLTINYLDQNWEEHEETYDGLAARIIQHEYDHIEGKLFTDHITPLRKALLKSKLDAIAKGRVNVDYKMKFPALKRKKRF is encoded by the coding sequence ATGAAATTACCCATCATAGCATACGGAGACCCTATTTTAAGGCAAAAAGCGAAAGAAATCGACGAAGATTATCCAGAGCTGAATACCCTTATCGACAATATGTTCGAAACGATGTATGCTGCGTCCGGTGTCGGTATTGCCGCTCCCCAAATCGGCAAATCAATTCGGTTGTTCGTAATCGATGCCTCTCCTTACGAAGAAGACGAACCACCGTTAAAAGATTTTAAAAAAGTATTCATAAACCCAATTATCATTCAGGAAGAGGGAGAGAAATGGTCCTCTAGCGAAGGTTGTTTAAGTATTCCTGATATCCGAGAAGATGTTTCTCGCCTTTCTAAACTTACCATCAATTATCTAGATCAAAATTGGGAAGAACATGAGGAGACCTATGACGGCCTAGCCGCGAGAATCATTCAACATGAGTATGATCATATCGAGGGCAAACTATTTACTGATCATATTACACCATTACGCAAAGCATTATTAAAAAGCAAGCTAGATGCAATAGCAAAAGGGCGCGTAAATGTAGATTACAAGATGAAATTTCCCGCATTAAAGCGAAAAAAAAGATTCTAA
- the rbfA gene encoding 30S ribosome-binding factor RbfA, giving the protein MESKRQQKFARIIQQDLGDIFLREGNSWLPGVMITVTSVRVTSDLGIARVYLSFLNAKSPQEAIDQVKSKSGEIRYKLGNKIKDQAKSVPTLEFFIDDSVEYRQHIDKLFDEINKGKAGNKGADNGDA; this is encoded by the coding sequence ATGGAAAGTAAAAGACAACAGAAATTTGCTAGGATAATTCAGCAGGATTTAGGTGATATATTTCTTCGTGAAGGTAACTCTTGGCTTCCAGGGGTTATGATTACTGTGACCAGTGTACGCGTTACATCGGATTTAGGCATAGCGCGCGTTTACTTAAGCTTTTTAAATGCCAAGTCGCCTCAGGAGGCAATTGATCAGGTTAAGTCAAAATCAGGTGAGATACGGTATAAACTAGGGAACAAGATTAAGGATCAGGCGAAAAGTGTCCCTACATTGGAGTTCTTTATTGATGACAGCGTGGAATATCGGCAGCATATTGATAAGCTATTTGACGAGATTAATAAGGGTAAAGCAGGTAATAAGGGAGCCGACAATGGCGACGCCTAG
- the hflX gene encoding GTPase HflX: MAKAKYFDTAIKPERAILVGIITPLEDEELEREYLEELAFLVDTAGGITVSSFTQKMQKPDRATFVGSGKLDEIKSYVDAEDIDMVVFDDELSPTQLRNIERELKVKILDRSNLILDIFARRAKSAQAKTQVELAQLQYLLPRLTRLWTHLERQRGGIGMRGPGESQIETDRRLILNKVALLKEKLRAIDKQNETQRKNRKQLIRVALVGYTNVGKSTIMNMLSKSDVFAENKLFATLDTTVRKVVIDNLPFLLSDTVGFIRKLPHHLVECFKSTLDEVREADVLLHVVDISHPNFEDQISAVNETLKDIGALDKPIITVFNKIDIFQERQGDEDNPDFKMEDFEKSWMKKNANPAIFISATEKENIEKLRTMIYNEVLTIHKTRYPYDNLLY, from the coding sequence ATGGCGAAAGCGAAATATTTTGATACAGCGATAAAGCCGGAACGAGCAATATTGGTGGGTATCATCACTCCATTGGAAGATGAAGAGCTTGAACGGGAATATTTAGAAGAGTTGGCATTCTTAGTGGATACGGCCGGGGGCATAACAGTCTCTTCATTTACTCAGAAAATGCAGAAACCCGATCGGGCTACTTTTGTTGGGAGTGGGAAACTTGACGAGATTAAAAGTTATGTTGATGCGGAAGATATCGATATGGTTGTTTTTGATGATGAGTTGTCTCCAACCCAGCTCAGGAACATTGAACGGGAGCTTAAAGTAAAAATCCTGGATCGAAGTAACCTGATCCTGGATATTTTTGCGCGGCGTGCTAAAAGCGCACAGGCAAAGACGCAGGTAGAGTTAGCCCAGTTACAATATTTACTTCCACGACTAACGCGCTTATGGACTCACCTAGAGAGGCAGCGTGGTGGGATTGGTATGCGCGGGCCGGGTGAAAGTCAGATTGAAACGGATAGACGCTTGATTTTAAATAAAGTCGCGCTCTTAAAAGAAAAACTACGTGCGATAGATAAACAGAATGAAACTCAGAGGAAAAACAGGAAGCAATTAATCCGGGTCGCTTTAGTAGGCTATACGAATGTAGGGAAATCTACGATTATGAATATGCTGTCTAAATCAGACGTTTTCGCTGAAAACAAATTGTTTGCCACGTTGGATACGACCGTGCGGAAAGTTGTTATCGATAATCTTCCGTTTCTCTTATCTGATACCGTTGGTTTCATCAGGAAACTACCACATCACCTTGTAGAGTGCTTTAAGTCGACGCTAGATGAGGTGAGAGAGGCCGACGTGCTATTACATGTCGTAGATATTTCACATCCAAACTTTGAGGATCAGATAAGTGCGGTAAACGAGACACTGAAAGATATTGGCGCGTTAGACAAGCCGATTATTACCGTATTTAATAAAATAGATATTTTTCAGGAACGTCAGGGAGATGAGGATAACCCTGACTTTAAAATGGAAGATTTTGAAAAAAGCTGGATGAAGAAAAATGCTAATCCCGCTATCTTTATCTCGGCGACTGAAAAGGAGAATATTGAAAAATTGAGAACAATGATATACAATGAGGTTCTTACCATTCATAAGACTCGGTATCCTTACGACAACCTTTTGTATTAA
- the recG gene encoding ATP-dependent DNA helicase RecG, producing the protein MAPEFNLKTPIGYLSGIGPHRSDVLAKELGIFVFGDLLHHYPFRYIDRTVFHKINQIEPSGSGVQFLGRLVSYSIQGEKRTRRLVAAVKDETGIAQLVWFQGIRWVEKMLKVGNVYTIYGTPTLFNDQISIAHPEIESYKPNQVNRTFQPVYNSTEKLKRLSLDSKGLSKAIDVLLKSVRINETIPLYIRSKYELADLPVALRNIHFPESTKSLANANYRLKFEELFFLQLKILKSKITNSVRFAGPIFKNVGANFNSFYSERLPFELTNAQKRVLKEIRRDTLHGAQMNRLLQGDVGSGKTIVALLSMLLALDNDFQACLMAPTEILAQQHYQGLKALVGDGVEISLLTGSTKRRQRSEILTSLADGELQIIVGTHALLEDNVKFNNLGLAIIDEQHRFGVQQRAKLWKKNKLTPHMLVMTATPIPRTLAMTLYGDLDVSVIDELPAGRRPIKTVHLKENMRLRMFGLLREEISKGRQVYVVYPLIEESEKLDLLYLNAGLEALEREFPLPTYKIGIVHGRLSPKEKESEMERFVKGQTQILVATTVIEVGVNVPNASVMVIENAERFGLSQLHQLRGRVGRGAEQSFCILMSKDKLSRESKIRLETMVETNDGFKIAEKDLELRGPGDITGLQQSGIVNLKIADLATDQTLLQTVRNEVIHILDNDPNLNLDENTLLRKGLSGEPGIGWEKIS; encoded by the coding sequence ATGGCGCCAGAATTCAATTTAAAGACACCAATTGGGTATTTATCTGGAATCGGGCCCCATCGTTCCGATGTTTTAGCGAAAGAGTTAGGAATATTCGTTTTTGGAGATTTATTGCATCATTATCCATTTCGGTATATTGATCGAACGGTATTCCACAAAATCAATCAGATAGAGCCGTCGGGTTCCGGAGTACAGTTTTTGGGGAGGCTAGTCAGTTACTCTATTCAGGGCGAAAAAAGGACTAGACGCTTAGTGGCGGCTGTAAAGGATGAAACAGGTATCGCCCAATTGGTTTGGTTTCAAGGTATAAGATGGGTCGAGAAAATGCTTAAGGTGGGGAATGTGTATACCATTTATGGGACTCCGACTCTTTTTAACGACCAAATATCGATTGCACATCCGGAAATAGAGAGTTATAAACCCAATCAAGTTAACCGGACATTTCAACCTGTTTACAATTCGACAGAAAAATTAAAAAGGTTATCATTAGATAGTAAAGGGCTCTCGAAAGCCATTGATGTGTTATTGAAATCAGTTCGTATCAACGAGACGATACCACTATACATACGATCTAAATATGAATTGGCAGATTTGCCAGTCGCCTTACGTAATATCCATTTCCCGGAGAGTACAAAATCTTTGGCAAATGCTAATTATCGATTAAAGTTTGAAGAGCTTTTTTTTCTTCAATTAAAGATTCTAAAAAGTAAAATAACCAATAGCGTGCGTTTTGCTGGCCCTATCTTTAAGAACGTTGGGGCGAACTTTAATTCTTTCTACAGTGAGAGGCTCCCTTTTGAGTTAACAAATGCGCAAAAGCGTGTGTTAAAAGAAATTCGCCGCGATACGCTTCATGGGGCACAAATGAACAGGTTACTGCAGGGGGATGTTGGTAGTGGGAAAACCATCGTTGCACTCTTGAGTATGCTGTTGGCCCTTGACAATGATTTTCAAGCATGCTTGATGGCGCCTACAGAAATCCTGGCTCAGCAACATTATCAAGGTTTAAAAGCATTGGTGGGTGATGGTGTTGAAATTTCCTTGCTTACCGGATCCACGAAAAGAAGACAACGAAGTGAAATTTTAACAAGTTTAGCTGATGGTGAGTTACAGATTATTGTTGGCACTCATGCGTTATTAGAAGATAACGTGAAATTTAATAATCTTGGTTTAGCTATTATTGATGAACAGCACCGTTTTGGTGTGCAGCAGCGGGCAAAGTTGTGGAAAAAAAACAAACTTACGCCTCATATGTTGGTGATGACCGCTACACCGATTCCCCGGACCCTGGCGATGACTTTGTATGGGGATTTAGACGTGTCTGTAATCGATGAGCTACCTGCGGGCCGGCGTCCAATCAAGACTGTACATTTGAAAGAAAATATGCGGTTAAGGATGTTTGGTTTGCTTAGGGAGGAGATATCTAAGGGACGTCAGGTATATGTGGTCTATCCATTAATCGAGGAAAGCGAGAAACTTGATTTACTCTATCTAAATGCTGGTCTGGAAGCGCTCGAGCGGGAGTTCCCGCTACCAACATACAAAATTGGTATCGTGCACGGGCGGTTATCACCAAAGGAGAAAGAGTCAGAAATGGAGCGCTTTGTGAAGGGGCAAACACAAATTTTAGTAGCAACGACGGTAATCGAAGTTGGAGTAAATGTTCCCAATGCATCTGTGATGGTTATTGAGAATGCTGAACGTTTCGGGTTATCTCAATTACATCAGCTAAGAGGTCGGGTAGGACGTGGTGCGGAGCAATCTTTTTGTATTTTGATGTCAAAGGATAAGTTGAGTCGTGAAAGTAAAATTCGTTTGGAAACAATGGTTGAGACCAACGATGGTTTCAAAATCGCCGAAAAGGATTTGGAGCTTAGAGGCCCGGGAGATATTACGGGTCTGCAGCAGAGCGGGATCGTTAATTTGAAGATTGCCGATTTGGCGACTGATCAAACTCTTCTGCAGACCGTTAGAAATGAGGTTATTCATATTCTGGACAACGATCCGAATTTGAATCTTGATGAAAATACTTTATTACGAAAAGGATTATCCGGGGAACCCGGTATAGGATGGGAAAAAATATCTTAA
- a CDS encoding RidA family protein: MKTVVNTSKAPAPIGPYNQAIKAGNTLYISGQIPMSTPSGELVSGDISKETKQVMENIGFILEEAGYNFRDIVKTTIFLADMNDFSEVNGVYGEYFDDQAPARETVAVKTLPKNVRVEISAIAFK; the protein is encoded by the coding sequence ATGAAAACAGTTGTCAACACCTCTAAAGCTCCCGCCCCTATAGGACCCTACAATCAGGCTATCAAAGCTGGTAATACCTTGTATATCTCTGGTCAGATACCTATGTCTACCCCTAGTGGCGAACTTGTGAGTGGGGATATCAGTAAAGAGACCAAGCAGGTTATGGAAAATATCGGGTTTATTTTGGAAGAAGCCGGATACAATTTTAGAGACATTGTTAAGACAACGATATTTTTGGCAGATATGAATGACTTCTCAGAGGTTAATGGTGTATATGGTGAGTATTTTGACGACCAAGCTCCTGCTCGAGAAACTGTTGCTGTAAAAACATTGCCAAAAAACGTAAGAGTCGAGATATCGGCGATCGCATTCAAATAG
- a CDS encoding DUF6728 family protein, giving the protein MYFFGKRSEDRPKSFNLKVMHTFNKIAIIVFLLGLLYKLIEYLLS; this is encoded by the coding sequence ATGTATTTTTTTGGAAAAAGGAGTGAAGATAGGCCTAAGAGTTTTAATTTAAAGGTGATGCACACATTTAATAAAATAGCGATTATCGTTTTTTTATTAGGCCTGTTGTATAAACTTATTGAGTATCTATTATCCTAA
- a CDS encoding OmpA family protein yields MNYSTIKKAALACTLVAAIGYADVANAQEPAKVFGGRSQYRTWSIGVNAGALSPAVVIGGLRDNSHPEITLGYGANIRKQFSPHFSMQADFLRGSLEASGEASEVNDNWQYGDAYKTDLNWQTGLTGNFHFGAIDFLRRENSVGFYLSAGYNIANYEVVEGPNVDGEDRTEQVIPVGGGVKFKLGGVVNLDLGYKMNFLNADNLDGVWANNGSLDHYSYGYAGLEFILGSKDKPSLEWNNPVANLYDELKDPELRNEVEALKQRVTTLEGTVDELGRDSDGDGVADRFDKCPDTPAGTVVDGSGCPIKFPETTEAVVGDYSPIQFEFDSYVLKTSSYPTLDKVSQDLRDSGNALTLEGHASAEGTEDYNMQLSKDRANAVKNYLVNSGVDANKLEVVGYGETQPIASNATESGRVQNRRVEFSK; encoded by the coding sequence ATGAACTATTCTACAATTAAAAAAGCAGCATTAGCTTGCACGTTGGTAGCCGCGATAGGTTATGCTGACGTTGCTAATGCACAAGAGCCAGCAAAAGTTTTTGGCGGAAGAAGCCAGTACAGAACTTGGTCTATTGGCGTTAACGCTGGGGCTTTATCACCAGCTGTAGTTATCGGTGGTTTGAGAGATAACTCTCACCCTGAAATCACTTTAGGATACGGAGCTAACATCCGTAAGCAATTCTCACCTCACTTCTCAATGCAGGCTGATTTCTTAAGAGGATCGTTAGAAGCATCTGGTGAGGCATCAGAAGTTAATGATAACTGGCAATATGGTGATGCTTACAAAACAGACCTTAACTGGCAAACTGGTTTGACAGGTAACTTCCATTTCGGTGCAATCGACTTCTTACGTCGTGAAAATTCAGTAGGTTTTTACTTATCTGCTGGTTATAACATCGCAAATTACGAAGTTGTTGAAGGTCCAAATGTTGACGGAGAAGATAGAACTGAACAAGTAATCCCTGTAGGTGGTGGTGTTAAGTTCAAATTAGGAGGTGTTGTTAACTTAGATTTAGGTTACAAAATGAACTTCTTAAATGCTGATAACTTAGATGGAGTATGGGCTAATAACGGTTCATTAGACCACTATAGCTACGGTTATGCTGGATTAGAATTCATCTTAGGAAGCAAAGACAAACCATCTTTAGAGTGGAACAACCCAGTTGCTAATCTTTATGATGAGTTGAAAGACCCAGAATTGAGAAACGAAGTGGAAGCTCTAAAACAACGTGTAACTACATTAGAAGGTACTGTTGATGAGTTAGGAAGAGATTCTGACGGTGACGGTGTTGCTGATAGATTCGACAAATGTCCTGACACTCCTGCGGGAACTGTAGTTGACGGGTCAGGTTGCCCAATCAAATTCCCTGAAACTACTGAAGCAGTAGTTGGTGATTATTCTCCAATTCAGTTTGAGTTTGATAGCTACGTGTTGAAAACTTCTTCTTACCCAACTTTGGATAAAGTGTCACAAGATCTACGTGATAGCGGAAACGCTCTTACTTTAGAAGGACATGCTTCTGCTGAAGGTACTGAAGATTACAACATGCAATTGTCAAAAGACCGTGCAAACGCTGTGAAAAACTACCTAGTAAACTCTGGTGTTGACGCAAACAAATTAGAAGTAGTTGGTTACGGTGAAACTCAACCAATCGCATCTAACGCTACTGAATCAGGACGTGTTCAAAACCGTCGTGTAGAGTTCAGCAAATAG
- the meaB gene encoding methylmalonyl Co-A mutase-associated GTPase MeaB encodes MHNPIGYYVKGIKEGAYGVLARAISLVENDAPLSWQILEHLSPSTEVPVVGFTGPPGAGKSTLVRTVVENFLSEGKRVAIIAVDPTSPFTKGSLLGDRIRMHSVFNHPDIYIRSLASRGALGGLSYKTIEIVDILRSSNFDAILLETVGVGQSEVDIAGLADRTIVVLVPESGDEIQHSKSGIMEIADLFVVNKADREGSERFSSMLKKTLRQNNKDIPVLGTQAERGLGTRELFEWIVRPLQADRSKILTSLTERAWRLIVERRVRSIDKEQLAVKLQESFLKPQFNLYRFINTHY; translated from the coding sequence GTGCACAACCCTATTGGATACTACGTCAAAGGAATTAAGGAAGGGGCTTATGGTGTGTTGGCTCGAGCTATTAGCTTAGTCGAAAATGATGCACCCCTCTCCTGGCAGATATTGGAGCACCTCTCTCCTTCTACGGAAGTTCCGGTGGTTGGATTCACGGGACCACCAGGTGCTGGTAAGAGTACGTTGGTGCGAACTGTTGTCGAGAATTTTTTGAGTGAGGGTAAAAGGGTAGCCATCATAGCGGTTGACCCCACGTCGCCATTTACTAAGGGATCATTATTGGGTGACCGGATTAGAATGCATTCGGTATTCAATCATCCGGATATATATATTCGGTCTCTAGCGAGCCGGGGTGCACTTGGAGGGTTGTCCTATAAGACAATTGAAATAGTGGATATTTTACGATCGTCAAATTTTGATGCTATTTTGTTAGAAACCGTTGGGGTTGGTCAATCAGAGGTCGACATCGCGGGTCTTGCCGATCGGACGATTGTGGTATTGGTTCCTGAAAGTGGTGATGAGATTCAACATTCTAAGTCGGGGATCATGGAGATTGCTGATCTATTTGTCGTGAATAAAGCAGACAGGGAAGGCTCAGAACGATTCTCTTCCATGTTAAAAAAGACGTTGCGCCAGAACAATAAAGACATTCCTGTTTTGGGCACCCAAGCGGAGCGGGGTCTTGGGACGCGGGAGTTGTTTGAATGGATTGTCAGGCCTCTGCAAGCTGACCGGTCCAAAATATTGACATCGTTAACAGAAAGGGCGTGGCGATTGATTGTTGAACGAAGGGTTCGATCAATAGATAAAGAGCAGTTAGCTGTAAAACTGCAAGAAAGCTTTCTCAAGCCTCAATTTAACCTTTATCGTTTTATTAATACACACTATTAA
- a CDS encoding DUF6358 family protein encodes MVKKLLYSTFLNIGIMVLLYCGFIAINTKQYLLLMGIIPGLALLIYLKVRLLRKIRATSEK; translated from the coding sequence ATGGTAAAAAAGCTTTTGTATAGTACTTTCCTTAATATTGGGATCATGGTTTTGTTGTATTGCGGGTTCATCGCAATAAATACAAAACAGTATTTACTTCTAATGGGTATTATCCCGGGTTTAGCGTTGTTGATATACCTAAAAGTCCGCCTGTTGAGGAAAATTAGAGCTACTAGTGAAAAATAA
- a CDS encoding rhodanese-like domain-containing protein, giving the protein MEIVTVDELKKKIEENEDFQLVDVRETFEYETSNINGENIPLANILLEKDKISKDKPVIIHCRSGKRSAQAVKLLEGQGFSNLANLEGGIIAWRDQFDPDMIVY; this is encoded by the coding sequence ATGGAAATAGTAACAGTAGATGAATTAAAAAAGAAAATCGAAGAGAACGAGGATTTTCAGCTAGTGGATGTTCGGGAAACTTTTGAATATGAAACATCCAATATCAATGGAGAGAATATTCCATTGGCAAATATACTTTTAGAAAAGGATAAAATTTCGAAGGACAAGCCGGTTATTATTCACTGTCGCAGTGGAAAACGAAGTGCTCAGGCAGTTAAATTACTTGAAGGGCAAGGTTTTTCTAATTTGGCGAATCTTGAAGGTGGGATCATCGCTTGGCGAGATCAGTTTGATCCGGATATGATTGTGTACTAA
- a CDS encoding Lrp/AsnC ligand binding domain-containing protein encodes MEKKNSNFELDNLDIQILSILMNDASVPYTEIAKKLVVSGGTIHVRMKKMEDLGIIRSSNLTINPQKIGFDITAFLGIYLEKGSQYNHAVEELRKVKEVVELHYCTGSYSMFAKIICRDTDHLRQVLNEGIQGIKGIQRTETIISLEESIRRQISLID; translated from the coding sequence ATGGAAAAGAAGAATTCAAATTTTGAATTGGACAATTTGGATATCCAAATCTTATCGATCCTGATGAACGATGCATCAGTCCCTTATACAGAAATCGCAAAAAAACTTGTTGTATCTGGAGGAACCATCCATGTAAGAATGAAAAAAATGGAGGATCTAGGGATCATCAGAAGCTCCAATTTAACGATTAACCCTCAAAAAATCGGGTTCGATATAACCGCTTTCCTAGGCATCTATCTGGAAAAAGGCTCGCAATACAACCACGCCGTTGAAGAGCTCCGCAAAGTAAAAGAGGTAGTTGAGCTACACTATTGCACCGGATCATACAGCATGTTTGCTAAGATCATCTGTCGAGACACAGATCATCTCCGCCAAGTACTCAATGAAGGAATACAAGGAATCAAGGGGATTCAAAGAACGGAAACCATCATATCACTTGAAGAGAGTATCCGAAGACAAATCAGCCTTATTGACTAA
- a CDS encoding pyruvate dehydrogenase complex E1 component subunit beta has protein sequence MREIQFREALREAMSEEMRKDEKIFLMGEEVAEYNGAYKVSQGMLDEFGEKRVIDTPISELGFAGIGVGAAMNGLKPIIEFMTFNFSLVAIDQVINSAAKMNSMSGGQFPLPMVFRGPTGNAGQLAAQHSQNFENWYANTPGLKVVVPSNPYDAKGLLKQAIIDPDPVIFMESEVMYGDKGDVPADEYYLEIGKANIVKEGKDVTIVSFGKMVPRVVIPSLEELKNEGIDAELIDLRSVRPIDYQAIIDSVKKTNRLVIVEEAWPLASISSEIAYKIQSEAFDYLDAPVVRITSADVPIPYAPTLLEAALPSVNKVVKAVKEVLYKVK, from the coding sequence ATGAGAGAAATACAGTTCAGAGAGGCCCTTCGAGAAGCGATGAGCGAAGAGATGAGGAAAGATGAGAAGATCTTTTTAATGGGTGAAGAAGTTGCCGAATACAATGGTGCTTACAAAGTGAGCCAGGGAATGCTTGATGAATTTGGAGAAAAACGTGTTATCGATACACCAATATCTGAACTCGGTTTTGCAGGTATCGGTGTTGGTGCCGCGATGAATGGCCTGAAGCCCATTATCGAGTTCATGACATTCAACTTCTCGTTGGTAGCGATTGATCAGGTTATAAACTCTGCCGCAAAGATGAATTCGATGAGTGGCGGACAGTTCCCTCTGCCGATGGTTTTTAGAGGACCTACCGGTAATGCAGGGCAATTGGCAGCGCAGCACTCGCAGAATTTTGAAAACTGGTACGCAAATACGCCCGGCTTAAAGGTTGTCGTTCCTTCAAACCCCTATGATGCCAAAGGCCTATTGAAACAGGCGATCATCGATCCGGATCCGGTTATCTTTATGGAATCTGAGGTGATGTACGGAGATAAGGGGGATGTTCCTGCGGATGAGTATTATCTTGAAATTGGTAAAGCGAATATTGTTAAAGAAGGCAAGGATGTTACGATCGTGAGCTTTGGTAAAATGGTGCCTCGAGTGGTAATTCCTTCATTAGAGGAATTAAAAAATGAAGGGATCGATGCAGAACTGATAGATCTTCGCTCTGTTAGGCCGATTGACTACCAGGCTATTATAGATTCCGTAAAAAAGACCAATCGTTTAGTTATCGTAGAGGAAGCATGGCCGTTGGCTTCTATCTCATCTGAGATAGCGTATAAGATTCAAAGCGAGGCTTTCGATTACCTGGATGCTCCGGTAGTTAGAATTACCTCTGCCGATGTTCCTATTCCCTATGCCCCTACTTTATTAGAAGCGGCATTGCCTTCAGTAAATAAAGTTGTTAAAGCTGTCAAAGAAGTTCTATACAAAGTGAAATAG